A single genomic interval of Spinacia oleracea cultivar Varoflay chromosome 6, BTI_SOV_V1, whole genome shotgun sequence harbors:
- the LOC110802434 gene encoding soluble inorganic pyrophosphatase 3-like, which produces MRRNFHHWDIIAVLMRMEMKRETLTLLSKQSLEYLLPVMLIITSIVKASRDVRKELSKKLQGSKENRSNKETSLVIRVVEDELLEKKLDPLGMTINEVKPDGHCLYRAVRRSASSLVRRGEADDKIKDVCADDLEYMFYSDIKELSPTDLHKSVVSLKTIS; this is translated from the exons ATGCGAATGGAAATGAAAAGGGAAACCTTAACACTCTTGTCAAAGCAATCCCTGGAGTATCTATTGCCAGTCATGCTGATCATCACAAGCATAGTAAAAGCGTCAAGAGACGTGAGAAAAGAGCTCAGCAAGAAGCTGCAAGGGAGCAAAGAAAACAGGAGCAACAAAGAAACATCACTAGTGATAAGAGTGGTTGAGGATGAGTTATTGGAGAAGAAGCTGGACCCACTTGGAATGACCATTAATGAGGTTAAACCTGATGGCCACTGCCTTTATCGAGCTGTTAGAAGATCAGCTAGCTCACTTGTCAGGAGG GGTGAGGCAGATGATAAAATCAAAGATGTTTGTGCTGATGATCTTGAGTACATGTTTTACTCAGACATCAAGGAACTTTCTCCCACAGACTTGCATAAATCCGTCGTTTCTTTGAAGACTATATCCTAA